CCGACGGTCTTGGGAGGGCGCCGGCTCCGGCCGTGCTGTCCCGGGGGGAAATTCCGTTTTTCGACGGCGCAGGTATCCCTGAAGCAGCGGTCGCCCTTTAGGAAAAGCTTCGTTCCCTCTCGTCGGCACAGCCGGCATTTTGCTTCGCGGTATCTAGCCAATTCCTGATCTCCTTCTTGTATGCTGCCTTGCTCAAATCCGTGATCCTAAACCCTTAAACTCTTCTTCGCTTCGGCGGCCGGCATCCGTTGTGCGGGATCGGGGTCAGGTCGCGGATCGCCTTGACCTCGAGTCCGGCGTTCTGCAGCGCCCTTATGGAGGATTCGCGTCCGGCTCCCGGCCCCTTCAGATGCACCTGAAGCGTGCGCGTGCCGAATTCCTTCAGGGCCGCCGCCACGACGGAGGCGGCCTGCTGGGCTGCAAACGGGGTCCCTTTTCTCGATCCCTTGAAACCCACCGCGCCCGAGCTCGACGTGGCCAGCAGGTTCCCATCCAGGTCCGTGACGCTGATGATCGTGTTGTTGAAGGTCGCGAGGATGTGCGCCACTCCCGCCGGAACGTTGCGCTTTTCCCGCTTTTTCCCCGTTTTTTTCTTGCCCGTCTTCTTTACCTGTTTCTCTGCCATGAATAGCTCCCGGAAGCTCCTCTATTTTTTGCCCGCGATTCGGCGCGGTCCCTTGCGCGTTCGGGCGTTGGTATGCGTCCTCTGTCCCCGTACCGGCAGCCCGCGGCGATGACGCAGCCCCCGATAGGAGCCGATTTCCATAAGCCGCTTGATATCCATGGAAACCGCTTTACGCAGGTCCCCCTCGACCATCCCGTCGCGCTGGAGGATGTTGCGGATCCCGACGGCCTCTTCCTCCGTCAGGTCTTTCACCTTGGTCCCCAGCTTGATCCCGGCTTCCTGACAGATCTTGACCGCCCGGCTCTGCCCGATGCCGTAGATATAGGTCAACCCGATCTGAACCTGCTTGTTCAGCGGCAGATCCACTCCTGCGATTCTGGCCAATGTAACCTCCCCTTAACCCTGGCGCTGCTTATGTTTCGGGTTGGAGCACCGAATCTGAACCACTCTCTTGCGGCGCACAACCTTGCATTTCGCGCATATTTTCTTTACCGATGCCCTTACCTTCATTGTCGTGACCCTATAGTGTACAGGATGTGCGGCGCACTCCCGATTATTTATACCGATATACGATCCGCCCCCTCGTCAAATCATAGGGGGAGAGCTCCACCAGGATCTTGTCACCCGGCAGAATTCTGATGAAATTCTTGCGCATCTTGCCCGACACGTGCGCCAGAACCAGATGCTTGTTTTCCAGTTCGACCCGGAACATGGCATTCGGCAGCGTTTCCACCACCGTCCCCATAACCTCTATCGCATCCTCTTTGGGCATATTTTCGCTTCAATGTGCGATCGGCCGCCCCAACCCCGCCGGCCCCTGATGGGCCGGACTTTTCGGCTGCGGCTGCAGATCGGTTCGTTCCCTGACAATATCGATAATGTTTTCGAAAATCTCCTTTACCGATCTGTCCCCGTCGATTTCCGCGTACATCCCCCGCTCCCTGTAGTACCGGATCACGGGCCGGGTCGTGTTGCGGTACACCAGCAACCGTTCGGCGATCACTTCCCCGGCGTCGTCCTCGCGCTGCACCAGGGGCACTCCGCACCGGCTGCACAGGCCGTTGACCGTTCCGGGCGCCAGGTTTTCGCTGTACGTCCGGCTGCACTTGGGACAGGTCCATCGCGACGACAACCGCTTGAGGAGGATGCTGTTCTCGACCTTGATCCCCAGCGTCAGGATCCGGGCCCCCTCCTTCTCGAACAGCGATTCCAGAAACTCCGCCTGCGGGATCGTCCGGGGGTACCCGTCCAGGATGAATCCCTGGCTGCAATCATCCCGTTTCAGCCGGTCGCTGACGATGGCGTCGACAAGGTCATCGGGGACCAGGTCTCCCGATTCCATGAAGGTCTTGGCCTTCTTCCCCAATTCCGTCTGGTCTTTCAGCGCCCCCCGCAGGATATCGCCCGTGGAGATGTGGGGGAACCCCAGCGCTTCACCCAGGAGCCGTGCCTGGGTCCCCTTGCCGGCCCCCGGCGGCCCGAACATTATAATCCCTAATCGGAATTTCGCCACAATAACCTATTGACGATCATGGCCTGCAATCTCCGGCAGAATGGATGTCCACAACTCTTCAACCGTCCATCGCGAACCGTCAATCCTTTCAGCCTCTTCTCCCCCGGATTCTCCCCTTTTTCATGAAGCCGTCGTAATGCCTCATGATCAACTGCGACTCGATCTGCTGGATCGTATCCATCGCCACGCCGACGACGATCAGGAGCGAAGTCCCCCCAAAATAGAAGGTTACGCCCAATCCCGTCGTGATCCAACTCATCTGCAGCGAATTCAGCAGGTCGTCCAGCCAGGGACCGATCCATGGGATGGGTTGAACTTTGAAACCCGTTATCAGAAATTCCGGAAGGAGGCAGATCAGCACCAGGTAAAAGGCGCCCGCCGCCGTAAGCCGGCTCAGTATCCTGTCGATATATTCGGCGGTGCGGTGCCCGGGGCGGATGCCCGGGATGTAGCCGCCGTATTTGCGGATGTTGTCCGCCACTTCCATCGGGTTGAAGATGATGCTCACATAAAAAAAGCAGAAGAAAACGATCCCCGCGATGTACATCAGGTTGTACAGCGGCATCCCCTGGCTCAGCTGCTCCGAGAGGCTGCGCATGAAGTCGTACGGCATGACCGTCCCCATGGTGGAGGGAATGGCCACGATCGACGCGGCGAAAATCACCGGGATCACTCCTCCCGAGTTCACCTTCAGCGGGAGGTGCGTCGCCTGGCCGCCGTATACGCGCCGGCCGACGACGCGCTTGGCGTACTGGACCGGGATCTTCCGCTGCGCCCGCTCCACGAAGACCACGGCGGCCACCACCAGGACCATCAGAACCAGCAGCAGGATCGCCGTCAGCGGGGACCACGTGCGGAGATCGACGACATTGGTCCACATGAAGCCGATGGCGGACGGCAGGCCGACGACGATACCGGCGAAGATGATGAGGCTTATGCCGTTGCCGATCCCCCGCTCCGTGATCTGCTCCCCGATCCACATGATGAAGGCGGTTCCCGTGGTCAGCGTGATCATCACCATGAGGCGGAATCCCCACCCGGGCGCCGTCACGATCTGCTCGCCCGAGCGCTCCAGGGCCATGGCCGTCATGAACCCCTGGAACAGCGTCAGGACCACCGTCAGGTAGCGCGTGTACTGCGTGATCTTCTTGCGCCCCAGCTCCCCTTCCTTGGAGAGCTTCTCGAGGTAGGGGACGACGACCGTGGCGAGCTGCAGGATGATGGAGGCCGTGATGTAGGGCATGATGCCCAGGGCGAAGATGCTGAAACGGCGCAGGGCTCCGCCCGAGAAGATATCCAGGAATCCGAAAATGGTGCCCGCGTTGGACTGGAACAGCTGTTCCAGCGCCGCATGGTTGATCCCAGGGGTCGGAATGAAGGCGCCCACGCGGTACACGGCCAGCAACCCCAGCATGAACAGGACCCGCTTGCGCAGATCCGGGATGCTGAAGATGTTTTGGATCGAACTCAGAATTGGACTTCGTTCTTCCGCCATCGTCTTTTTAGAACCCCGAAAGCCTCACACTGAAGGCCCAAAGACTCCCCTGTCCCATGAACCAGAGCCGTCGTTTTATTTATTGAGCGATGACCTCAACGGTGCCGCCCGCGTTTTGTATCTTTTCTGCGGCGCTCTTGCTGAATTTGTGCGCCCTGACATGCAGCGCCTGTTTCAGCTCCCCCGTACCCAGAATCTTGACGTCCGAGTGGAAATTCCGGATGATCCCGTGCTCCCTCAGCACGATCGGGTCGATCTTGGCCCCGGCCTCGAACCCGGCGAGCTTCTCCAGGTTCACGCAGGCGTACTCCTTGCGAAAGACATTGGTGAACCCACGCTTGGGCAGGCGCCGGTACAAGGGCATCTGCCCGCCCTCGAACCCCGGGCGCATGCTCGAACCCGCACGCGAATGCTGCCCGTTATGCCCGCGCGTGGAGGTCTTGCCGTGCCCCGAACCCATGCCGCGGCCCACGCGCTTGTTTTTGCGGTTCGCCCCGGGGGCCGGTTTCAGTGTATTTATGCTCAACATAATCTTTGTCCCGCTCTCATGGGGCCTCCGGCCCCGGTTGCGTTAGTCCCGGTCTTCCAGGATCCTGACCAGATGGGGCACCTTCGCCACCATCCCCCGGACCGCGGGGGTATCCACCCGTTCCACAACCTGGTTCAGCCGCTTGAACCCGAGGCCCTTGATGACCAGCTTGTGTTTCTGGGGCGTCCCGATCGCACTGCGAAAATAGACCAGTTTCAGGGTCGCGCCCGATTGCTCCGCCGCCTTCTTTTTCGATACCATTACAGTTCCTCGACCTGCCTGCCGCGCAGTTTGGCAACCTCATTCGGCTCCCGGAGACGCATCAGCCCGTCGAATGTGGCCTTGACCACGTTGTGCGGGTTGGTAGTGCCCAGGGACTTCGTGAGAATGTTGGAAATTCCGGCGGATTCCAGCACCGCTCGAACCGGCCCGCCCGCGATGACGCCCGTTCCCTCGGAAGCCGGCTTGAGGATCACCCTCCCGGCCCCGTACCGTCCCAGGATGAGGTGCGGAATGGTGCGGCCCTTGAGCGGGACACGAATCATGTTCTTGCGCGCCTGCTCCACACCCTTGCGGATCGCCTGAGGCACTTCCTTGGCTTTTCCCATTCCGTAGCCGACCATGCCGTTCTGGTCGCCCACAACCACGAGGGCGCTGAAACTCAGGTTTTTCCCCCCCTTGACCACCTTGGTCACGCGGTTGATGGAGACCACCTGGTCCTTCAGCTCCTGCGCATTCGGATCGTTCTTTTCCAAGCTTCCCCCCTATCGGCGTGCGTCCCCACGGGCGCCCCGCCGCCGAACTAGAATTTGAGTCCCGATTCCCGGGCCGACTCGGCCAGAGCCTTGATCCGCCCGTGATAGAGGTACCCTCCGCGGTCGAAAACCACGCTCTCGATCCCCCTGGCCCGGGCGCGCTCCGCGATCGCCTTGCCCACCAGCTTGGAGGCCTCGATGTTCCCGCCGTTCTTCAAATCCCCCCGGACATCCTTCTCCAGGGTGGAAGCGGCCACCAGGGTTTTCCCCTGGGTGTCATCGATGATCTGCGCGTACACGTACCTGGAGCTGCGATAGACGCACAGCCGCGGACGGCTGCTTTGGCCCGAGATTTTTGCCCGGATTCTCCTGTGAATCCTGCGGCGCTCGCCGGAGCGGTCAGTTGTCGAAATCATTACGCACCCTTCTTTCCGACCTTGAGCCGGACAGCCTCGGAGGCATACCGGAGTCCTTTACCCTTGTAGGCGTCAGGTCTTCTCAGCGACCGGATGTCCGCTGCCACCTGCCCCACCACCTGTTTGTTGGAACCGGAGATGACGATCGTGGCCACGTAATTCTGGATGCTCCGGTTCTGCTTTTCAACCTTGACGCTGATCCCCTCGGGAATCGGGAATTCGATCGGGTGGGAGTACCCGAGCGACAGCACGACGGACTTGGCCTTGGCGTCCACCTTGTATCCGATTCCCACCACGTCCAATTGCTTGGTGAACCCCTGGCTGACCCCCTGCACGCAGTTCGCGGCCAGGGCCCGGGCCAGCCCGTGGTACGCCGGATAGGGCTTGTCGTCAGAGGGCCTGATGGCCGTCAGCGTATCTCCGTTCAGTTCAAAGCGGATTCCGGGCGGAATCAGGGTCGTCAGTTTGGACTGCTTGCCTTCCACCTCGAGCTCGCGCTCGCGAATGGTCACCTTGACCCCGCTCGGCACGATGATTGGCTTTTTCCCTATTCGCGACATAACACACCTTCTAATGTTTCGGGATCCGGATCCGCCGCATCGCGGGGACCTCCCCGCCCGGCTCCGGGATATCGAACCGTTAATTTAGCTTATGGCACACAGCACTTCGCCGCCCAATCCCTTTTCCTGAGCCTGCTTTCCCGTCAGCACCCCCTGGGAGGTCGACACGATGCAGATTCCCAGACCGCCCAGAACGGACGGGATCTCGCCCTTGCCCGAATAGACCCGGCATCCCGGACGGCTCACCCGTTCGAGCGTGGTGATCACGGGGCTCTTCCCCGCCGCGTAGCGCAACTGAATCCGGATCATGCCCTGCTTGTCGTCCTCGGCAAGACTGAAATTGGCGATGTACCCTTCTTCCTTCAGGATTCGGACGATTTCCAGCTTCAGCTTCGACGATGGAACGTCCACGGTCTCATGCCGCGCCCTGCTGGCGTTTCGTATCCGCGTCAGGAGGTCGGCAACGGGATCGGTCATTGTCATGATCTACTCCAACTCTGTATAAAATTGCGTCAGATACCGCTCCTACCAGCTCGACTTGGTCACTCCCGGGATCTCGCCCGTGAGCGCCAGGCTTCGGAAACACAGGCGACAGAGCTGGAATTTCCGGTAATACCCGCGAGAACGTCCGCAACGCAGACAGCGGTTGTGTGCGCGCACGGCGAACTTCGGCGTCCGCCTGGCTTTGGCTATCATACTGGTCTTGGCCACAGTAACTCCCGTCAGCAGTTTCGACCCGGACCTCGCGGCCGGATCCTTGACTCGCTATTGCTGCCCCTTCTTCGCAAAGGGCATACCCATGATCTTCAAAAGCTCGTAAGCCTCGTTGTCGCTCGCGGCCGTCGTCACGATCGTTATGTTCATGCCGCGGGACTTGTCCACCTTCCCGTAATCGATCTCGGGAAAAATCAGCTGGTCCCGCAGCCCCAGCGTGTAGTTCCCCCTGCCGTCGAAGGCGCGGGGGGACACGCCCCGGAAATCGCGCACCCGCGGCAGCGCGATGCTGATCAGTCGGTCGAAGAATTCGTACATCCGGTCGCCCCGGAGGGTGACGGTGACGCCGATCGGCATCCCCTGCCGGAGCTTGAACGCGGCGATCGATTTCTTGGCCTTGGTGACCACCGGTCGCTGCCCCGTGATCGCCGCGAGCTCTTCGGCCGCCGTGTCCAGGATCTTGGCGTTGGTGATCGCCTCCCCCAGGCCCATGTTCACGTTGATTTTCACCAGCCGGGGCACCGCCATGATGTTCTTGTACCCGAACTGCTTCGTCAGGGCGGGTATGCCGTCCGTCTTATATGTTTCCCGAAGTCTGCTCATGATCTGACCTTTCAACCCTCGTCGTGCCCTATGCGTCGATAAGCTCGTTGCAGTTCTTGCATACCCGGACCTTGCGGCCGTCCTGGGTGACGCTCGTGCCCACCCGCGCATGCTTGTTGCAGCGCTTGCAAACCACCATCAGGTTGGAGATGTGGATGGGCGCTTCCTTCGGCAGGATTCCGCCCTTCACGTTCTTCTGCGGGTTCGGGCGCGTATGCTTCTGGATGTTGTTGATCCCCTCGACCACGGCCCGGTCCTTGTCCGAGTAGACCTTGAGCACCTTGCCCGTCTTGCCCCGGTCCTTCCCGGCCAGCACGTAAACCATGTCGTTCTTCTTTATATGCACTCTGGGCATCGGATTCCGTCCCTTTCCACCTCTGCTAGAGCACCTCAGGCGCCAGCGAAATGATCTTTAAAAATTCCCGGTCTCTCAGTTCGCGACTGACCGGCCCGAAAACGCGGGTGCCGATCGGCTCCTTCTGGTCGTTGATCAGGACCGCGGCGTTATCGTCGAAACGGATATACGTGCCGTCCTTGCGCCGGTACTCCTTGCGCGTTCTCACTATCACGGCCTTGACCACCTGCCCCTTCTTCACGGTGCCGTCCGGGGCGGCCTCCTTCACATTGGCGGTGATGATGTCTCCAAGGCTGGCAACCCGACCCACCTGGTTGCCCAAGGCGTGAATGCAGGAGATCTTGCGAGCCCCCGAATTGTCCGCCACATCCAAAATCGTCCTCATCTGTATCATGATGACCCTCTATCGATCGACGCTGTGAAACCCGTCAATGCATTACTCGACGCTCGGTGCGACCGAAAGCACCTTCTCCACCCGCCATCTCTTGCGCGCGCTCAGCGGGCGCGTCTCGACGATACGGACCCGGTCGCCCACCTTGCAGGCACCCTGTTCGTCATGCGCCAGGAATTTGGAGGTCTTCCGCTGGATCTTCTTGTACAACCGATGCTGCACCAGCCGGTCCACGGCGACCGTGACCGTCTTCTGCATGGCCGTACTGGTTACGGTTCCCACCTGGCTCTTGCGGATTCCCCTCTTCTGTTCAGTCCCCATCTTTCCCTCATTCGAACAGCGCGTGACGCATCGACGGGCGGCGCGTCACCCGCCGTCCGTCACTTGGTTCGTTCCATTTCCCTCAACACCGTCTCGATGCGCGCGATGTCCCGCCGGACACCCCTCATTTTCGGACCGCTCTCGACCTGCCCGGTCGCGGTCTGAAACCGGAGCTTGAGCAGCTGCTTGCGCAATTCCGATTCTTCCAGGAGCAGGTCTTCCCTGGACATATCCCGAAGCTTGGAAGCCTTCATTACTCCTCCTTTCCGAACCGCTTCACGAATTTCACGGGGATCCCGAGCTTGTTGCCGGCCAGGCGCATGGCCTCCTTCGCCTGCTCCTCGCTCACCCCCTCCATCTCGTAGAGGATCTTGCCGGGACGGACGACGGCCACCCACCCCTCGGGCGCTCCCTTCCCCTTGCCCATGCGGGTCTCGGCCGGCTTCTTGGTGATCGGCTTGTCCGGGAAAACCCGGATCCAGATCTTTCCGCCCCGCTTCACGAAACGGGTGATCGCGACGCGGCCCGCCTCGATCTGGCGGTCGCTGATCCAACCGACCTCCATGGCCTTCAGGCCGTATTCCCCGAAGCTGACCTCGGAACCCCGCCAGGCCTTGCCCCGCCGTTTTCCCTTCTGCTGCTTCCTGTACTTGACCTTCTTAGGCATCAACATGATTCGTGGACTCCTCGATCCTACCGGGCTGCCTTCTCGGGCTTCTGCATCTCAAAAACCTCGCCCTTGTATATCCAGACCTTTACGCCGATGACCCCGTACGTGGTGTGGGCCTCCGCGAAACCGTAATCGATATCCGCCCGGAGCGTATGCAGCGGCAGCTGGCCGCTCAGATACCATTCCGTGCGCGCTATCTCCGCGCCGTTGAGCCGGCCCGAGACCCGGACCTTGATTCCCTTGGCCCCGAAACGCAGGGTGCCGTCGACCGCCCGCCGCATGGCCCGGCGGAAGGCGATGCGCTTCTCCAGCTGCTGCGCGATCCCTTCAGATACGAGCTGCGCATCGAGTTCCGGCTTGTTGACTTCCTGGATCTTCAGGTTGACATCTCTTCCGGTCAGAAGCTGCAGATCCTTCTTCAGCTTCTCGATCTCCGTCCCTTTTTTGCCCACGATGATGCCCGGGCGGGAGGTGAAGATGATGATCGTCAGCTTGTTGGCCGCGCGCTCCACCTCGATCCGGGATATCCCCGCATGGGAGAACTTTTTCTTGAGATTGGTTTTGAGCCGGAGATCCTCATGAAGGAGCGCCCCGTAATCCTTGCGCGCAAACCATCGGGACCGCCATGTTCGGTTGATTCCCAGCCTGAAACCGTAAGGATGAACTTTCTGACCCACGGATGACCTCCCTACCCTTCCTCGATATCCTTGCCTTTAATAGTAATGCTGACGTGTTGGTAGCGCCGCTGCTGCCTGTAGGCCCGGCCCATGGGCGCCGGTCGCACCCTGCGTCGCCACTTCGTCGGCCCGGAATCCACAACCGCGCGATCCACGATGAAGCTGTCCACGTCGGCGGCCGCATTCTTTTCCTTCGCGTTGGCCACGGCAGAGAGCAATACCTTCATGATCGGCTTGGTCGCCCGCTTGTTGGTAAAACGAAGAATGGCCAGCGCATCCTGAACATTTCTGCCACGGATAAGGTCTATGACCAGTCGGGCTTTCTGGGGCGACCCCCTCAAGTATTTGCCTTTTGCTATAGCTTCCATAGTAATCCACAAGGCGGTTTCAGGCACCACGCCGGGATTCTGCCCCGACGACCGGTTCACCCTCGATCCGCCTCCTTCCTCCCGTATGGTGACTGCTCTCAACTCGACCCGGCCGCCTGCGGCCGCTGTGCGCCGCGGCAGGGTCCGGACCCGTCTACGACCTTACCGAGGTTGTCTTTTCCGAAGCCTTGGTGGTGTGCCCCTTGAACATGCGCGTGGGGGCGAACTCCCCGAGCTTGTGGCTGACCATATTCTCGGAAATATAAATGGGTATGAACTTCTTGCCGTTGTGCACGGCCACCGTCATGCCGACCATTTCCGGAATGATCGTAGAGCGCCGGGACCAGGTCTTGACAACCGTCCGGCTGTCCGAGCCGGCCAAAGATTTCACTTTGGTGAGCAAATGCTCGTCGACAAAAGGGCCTTTTTTGACTGATCTGGTCATGCTGCTCCCTATTTGCCCCTGCGCTTGATGATGAAGCGCTGGGTGCGTTTATTGTTCCGGGTTTTGTAACCTTTCGTGGGCTGTCCCCAGGGGCTGACCGGGTTCCGGCCCCCCGAGGTCTTCCCTTCCCCCCCGCCGTGCGGATGATCGATCGGGTTCATGACCACCCCGCGGACCGTGGGCCTCTTGCCCAGCCACCGGCTGCGTCCCGCCTTGCCGATGGAAACGTTCTCGTAATTCAGGTTCCCCACCTGGCCGATGGTCGCGTAGCACTCCAGGTGCACCATCCGGGTCTCCCCGGAGGGCATCTTGATCTGGCCGTACCCCGCCTCCTTGGCGAGCAGCTGGGCCGCGGTCCCGGCGGATCGGGCCATCTGCCCCCCCTTGCCGCTGCGGAGCTCGATGTTGTGGATCATCGTGCCGAGCGGGATGTTCTTCAACGGGAGCGAGTTGCCCACCAGGATGTCGGCATTCTCCCCCGCGATGACCGAGCTCCCGACGGCCAGGCCGTCCGGGGCGAGGATGTACCTCTTTTCGCCGTCGGCGTAGGCGAGCAGCGCGATCAGGGCCGAACGGTTGGGATCGTATTCGAGCGACGCGACCTTCGCCGGGATCTCCCGCTTGTCACGCCTGAAATCGACGATCCGGTAGAGCTTCTTGTGCCCGCCCCCCCGGTGACGGATCGTGATCCGCCCCTTGTTGTTGCGCCCGGAGACCCGCTGCCGGCCCTCCGTAAGCCGCTTCTGCGGCCGGTCGGCGGAGAGCTCCTTCTTGTCGAGCGTGGTCTTGAACCGCACCGCCGGTGATGTCGGATTGTATGTCTTTATGGAAGCCATGATTTCGCCCAGCTCCTGCTTTATACCGTCTCAGAGAATTCGATCATCTTTTCGCCCGCCTTGAGCGTGACGTAAGCCTTCTTCCAGTCGGACCGCCGCCCGACATAGCGCCCCTGGCG
This region of Acidobacteriota bacterium genomic DNA includes:
- the rplB gene encoding 50S ribosomal protein L2 — protein: MASIKTYNPTSPAVRFKTTLDKKELSADRPQKRLTEGRQRVSGRNNKGRITIRHRGGGHKKLYRIVDFRRDKREIPAKVASLEYDPNRSALIALLAYADGEKRYILAPDGLAVGSSVIAGENADILVGNSLPLKNIPLGTMIHNIELRSGKGGQMARSAGTAAQLLAKEAGYGQIKMPSGETRMVHLECYATIGQVGNLNYENVSIGKAGRSRWLGKRPTVRGVVMNPIDHPHGGGEGKTSGGRNPVSPWGQPTKGYKTRNNKRTQRFIIKRRGK